AGTGCCGAAGCGGAGGCGAACTATACCAAACCTGTCGTGCAGTCCGCAAGGGACTACAAAGAAAAGATTTTGTCCTACAAGAGCCAGTCGATCGGCAGCCAGCCCAGGCCATGTACCGCAGCCCTCTTCCACCAGGTCGTTCCAGGCTCGACGTCGTGCCGGATGATCTTGCCGTCGCGGCCTTCGAGCCAGTAGACATTGCCCTTCTCATCCAGCAGCACTTCATAGGCGCGCATCGGCAGGGTCTCGTCCAGCGTCTTACTCAGGCGATCGGCCAGCTCGACGCTGTCGATCACCATCCCCATTTCGGTATTCAAATGAATCGAGCGCTGGTCGAAGTTGAACGAGCCAACGAAGATCCGGTTGCCGTCCACGCCAAATGTCTTGGCATGCAGGCTCGCATCCGAACTGCCAAAGCCGGCGCCACTGCGCTTCTTCTTGCGGGATGGCTCATCGGTCGATGCACGACGCAATTCATACAGCGCCACACCCGCCTCCAGCAGCGGTTTGCGCCACTTGGCATAGCCCGCATGGACGGCGGAAACGTCGGTCGCCTCGAGCGAATTGGTGAGCACCCGGATTTTTGCGCCCTTCCTGGCCATCTCGATCATTGCGGCCACCCCATCCTTGCCCGGCACGAAGTACGGCGACACGAGGTCCAGATTGCGTTCCGGCTGACCGAACAGCACCGCGAGCCTGGCCGCAATATTCTCATCCGGCGAAGACTGGTCCAGTACCTTGGCCGGATCGTCGCTCAGGAAGCGCGCATGCGCCCATTCCAGCGGCAGCGTCCCGCTCATGACCTTGTTCAAGAATGCGGATTGGCCGATCGCATCCAGATAGGCTTTGGTTTCGGCATCGACCGTGGCTGGCGGCGGCACCTTGGCCTCCCTCACCATCAGCGTCAGCGGATAGGCGGACGGGCAGTTCCAATACAGGTCGAAATCCGCGGAAACTTCTTTTACCACCGGACCGGTAGCGATCACGTCGAGGTCGGCAAACGAGATATCGCCCGCTGCGCCAAAATACTCGTCGCCCACATTCCGGCCGCCGATGATCGTGGCCTTGTTATCGGCGGTGAACGATTTATTGTGCATGCGCCGGTTCATGCGCCAGAAATCGGCGACCATGCCGAGCGGGCGCATCGAGCGGATACCGTTCGGATTGAACAGCCGCACTTCGATCTGTGGATGGGCGTCGAGCTGGGCCAAGATCGCATCCAGACCACCCGTATTGTTATCGTCCAGCAGCAGGCGCACCCGCACGCCACGGTCCGCCGCCTTGCGCAAGGCGTTGAACATCAGCATGCCAGTCGTGTCGTTGCGCCAGATATAGTACTGAACGTCCAGACTACGATCGGCTGCCTGCGCCAGCACGGCGCGCGCGGCGAACGCGTCGCGCCCATCAGGCAGGCTGTGAATGCCGACCAGGCCGGGATGCGCCGTGGTCAGCGGCAACAGCGCCTGGCCGAGCCGAGTGTTGTCGGTATCGGTCAGGGCCGTGCTGGCAACGCGGCCTTCGAGTGGTGGCAGCGTTGAGCAACTCGACAGCGTCAATGCGCCTGCAAGCAGCGCCGTTGGCAAGAGCAGCCATAATTTGGCGCGCTTCTTCATGGTTCAATGTCCTTCGAAATCAGGTTTGCGCTTTCCAAGGAATGCCGACATGCCTTCTTTCTGCGCAGGGGTGCCGAAACCGGCATGGAAGTAGCGACGCTCGTAGGCCACGCCCTGGCTCAGCGTCATCTCATACGCCTGGTTGACGCAATCTTTGATCTGCATGGCAACCGACACGGGCATGTCGGCAATACCCTGGGCGATCTTGATTGCCTCGTCCATCACATCGGCCGCCGGGTACACGCGCGAGACCAGTCCGGTACGCTCCGCCTCGGCGGCATCGATCATGCGCGTGGTGAGCAGCATGTCCATCGCTTTCGACTTGGAAATGGCGCGCGGCAGGCGCTGGGTGCCACCGGCGCCCGGCGTCACGCCGACCTTGATCTCGGGCTGGCCGAACTTCGCGCTGTCGGCAGCGATCAGGAAGTCGCACATCATCGCCAGCTCACAACCACCACCCAGGCAATAGCCCGAAACCACGCCGATAACCGGCTTGCGGATGTCGAGGATGTGTTCCCAGTTACGGCCAATATAGTTATTGCCGTAGGTTTCCTGGTAATCGTACTGCGCCATGGCGGCGATATCAGCGCCGGCAGCGAAGGCTTTCTCGCTGCCCGTCAACACGATGACGTTGATCGCCGGATCCTGGTCGAACGCGCGCAGCGCCTTGCCCAGCTCGTTCATCATATTGTCGTTGAGCGCATTCATCGCCTTCGGACGGTTCAGCCGTACCACGGCGACCTTGCCGTGGTTCTCGATCAACAGGTCAGCATATTCCATGGGCACCCTCATCTGGTTGGATAGTATCGTCGCGATTGTAGCGCTTTCCGTGTACGTCAAGTAGAGCGAGCCGCTCGGTCGACATGAATGCGATGCCGCTCATCACGGCCCCGCCGGCGGCAGCACGACCTGTAGTTCCGGACAGCCCATGGCCTGGCAACCATTGGGCAATGTCCGCAACCAAGTCACCATCGACTCCACCG
This window of the Oxalobacteraceae sp. CFBP 8761 genome carries:
- a CDS encoding enoyl-CoA hydratase translates to MEYADLLIENHGKVAVVRLNRPKAMNALNDNMMNELGKALRAFDQDPAINVIVLTGSEKAFAAGADIAAMAQYDYQETYGNNYIGRNWEHILDIRKPVIGVVSGYCLGGGCELAMMCDFLIAADSAKFGQPEIKVGVTPGAGGTQRLPRAISKSKAMDMLLTTRMIDAAEAERTGLVSRVYPAADVMDEAIKIAQGIADMPVSVAMQIKDCVNQAYEMTLSQGVAYERRYFHAGFGTPAQKEGMSAFLGKRKPDFEGH
- a CDS encoding phospholipase D family protein; the protein is MKKRAKLWLLLPTALLAGALTLSSCSTLPPLEGRVASTALTDTDNTRLGQALLPLTTAHPGLVGIHSLPDGRDAFAARAVLAQAADRSLDVQYYIWRNDTTGMLMFNALRKAADRGVRVRLLLDDNNTGGLDAILAQLDAHPQIEVRLFNPNGIRSMRPLGMVADFWRMNRRMHNKSFTADNKATIIGGRNVGDEYFGAAGDISFADLDVIATGPVVKEVSADFDLYWNCPSAYPLTLMVREAKVPPPATVDAETKAYLDAIGQSAFLNKVMSGTLPLEWAHARFLSDDPAKVLDQSSPDENIAARLAVLFGQPERNLDLVSPYFVPGKDGVAAMIEMARKGAKIRVLTNSLEATDVSAVHAGYAKWRKPLLEAGVALYELRRASTDEPSRKKKRSGAGFGSSDASLHAKTFGVDGNRIFVGSFNFDQRSIHLNTEMGMVIDSVELADRLSKTLDETLPMRAYEVLLDEKGNVYWLEGRDGKIIRHDVEPGTTWWKRAAVHGLGWLPIDWLL